The DNA segment GAGCAACCCTTCATGCCCCCACCCCAGTCATCCACATCcatctccctccccagctcaCCTGTGGTCCGGTCGGAGGTGGTAGTCCCCTTCTCGTGGGCAAGGTTGAGGCGGTTCTGCTCGGCAGCAATGCCATTGGCCTCAGGACTGCTGCtgcgggcagggctggggggctgcggTGGAGGCTGGAGATGGAATGCCACCTCCAGGTGCTCCTGGGCCAGGCGCAGGTGCTCACGAAGCCGGTCCAGCTCATGCACTGGGGGAGCCCCGGCCAGAGGGAAGCGCCCCTGGGCCAGGCTCTCCCGATAGTCCAGCTTGCCGTTGGTCAATGGGGCTTGTGGCAGCTCCTTCTTCAGCGAGTGGTAGGTAgggggagcactgggggctTTCTTGGGATACCGTGGTGCAGGACTGTCACCAGTTGGGAGCGGTGGGCCACCAGAGTGGCTCAGGGCATCGCGGATGCGCCCCACACCAAGGTGCAAGAGCTCACAGAGGTTGAGGAAGAGGCAGAGCCCACTGACAGCATACATGATGAGGAGGAAGATGGTCTTCTCGGTGGGGCGGGAGACAAAGCAGTCGACAgtgtgtgggcaggggctgcggCTGCAGACGTAGGAGGGACTCACCTCAAAGTGGTACAGCAGGTACTGCCCAAAGAGGAAAACCATCTCCAGCAGTGAGCGGCACAGCAAGTGCAGGACGTAAGCACGCATCAGCCCATCCTGCTTGATGCGGCGCCGGCCATCATGCTTCTCTCCACCCTCTGggctcttctccttctccaccTCAATCTCCTCAAAGATCATGGGGTCTTCTTCATTATCATCTTCTGCTTCCTCATaatccctcccagctcctcgGCGCACCACTGGCATGCGTGCCCGCCGGGCAGCCGGTATCCGGCGCCGTGAGGACTCAGGCATGCGAGCAATGCGGTGCATGGCAAAGCCCAGGTAGAGCACCGATGGCGTGGCCACCATGATGATCTGGAAGATCCAGAAGCGGACGTGGGAGAGGGGGGCGAAGGCGTCATAGCAGACGTTCTCACAGCCCGGCTGCTGTGTGTTGCAGACAAACTTGCTCTGCTCGTCATAGTAGATGGACTCACCCCCCACGGCTGTCAGTACGATGCGGAAGACAATGAGGACAGTCAGCCAGATCTTGCCCACAAAGGTTGAGTGATTGTTGATCTCCTCCAGGAGCCGTGTCAGGAAACTCCAGCTCATCCTGGCTAGGCAGTTGACTCAAACActgtggggaaggggcaggcaaACAGTCTCTGCATGAATCTATATGCACTTTACCAGCACGCTCCAGtccaccagctcctgctccagctccctcctgctccctttcTTAGCACCAACATCCCTTCCCTTACCCACAGATCcacaaacacagccctgctcaggcagCCATCTCCCCAGAACTCTATCCCCTGCTAAGTACTCTTTCCCTATGCTCCCATCTGCATCCTGCTCCCGCCCTGTCACCAGCTAGGTAGGTGGAGGGAACCCGGGGAAAGGCTGGGACATCCTGGTCCCCTGCAGGGACACATCTAGGGGAAGAGTCAGCACAGTCACAGCCAGGGTAAACACGTCAgcacagggcagcaccagctgggAACTGTGAGGGGATAGGCAGGCGCAGAACCACCTCCTCTGCCCCCATTTGCTATCTGGCCCTGGGCAGGTCCCCAACCCGTGCCACACCCTGTGACAAGCACCCACACCCTCTCACAGGGGTCCACAGACCCCTGGAGGAAGGCAACATGCGGCAGCTCCACTGGCCTACTGCAGCTGCCAGTCCTGAGCCCTGGCTGAGGTGGGATAGCCTGAGAAGCATTCCCCACCATGTGCTCATGAACCAGGTGTTCTGCATCACATAAAGCTCTGCCCCAAGTGTGAGGAGAGATGTAGCATCACTCTGTCCCTCCAAACCTCTATCCTGTGCCCTCTCTTCTGCAGGACCTCCAGCCTCCAAAGCCCACAGTGGCCAGTGCTCAGAGCGGCCTGAAGCCCGATGGcaagggctggcaggggggaTGGAACAGGAGGCAGGACAGCGATAGCAaggggcagtgtggggcagcCAAGGAATTGCACAAAGCCCTGACAAAGCAGCTGACACCAGAGATTGGGGAGGAAATTGCAAGGACCACATTGCATCTCCCAGGCAAAGGAGAAGACACAACAGGAGACACCCACTGCAACTTGTGGTTGCAACAGCTTGTGCATGAAATGATGCACAGGCAGCAGGTgacagggctgcccagggcaagcAGAGGGGATGTTTCCCCATAGAGCCCCCAGtctcctctgccagctccatcCCATCATCTCTGGCCAGGGCATGTCCCTAAGGATGATGGCTGTCACTGCACTTATGCCCCTGTTGTCCAGAATAAGAGGATCTTTCAGGCTTAACTCTGCCTGCCTCCTGATCAACTCCACCTAAACAGCAAAGCCCTTCCAACAAAAGCATCCATGCTGAGGACACACTTTTGCTGACAGCTTAGTGGCCAGTAGAGCATGCTGAGCTGTGGGAAGTGGCACAGGCTGGCACCAGAGACCCAAACCTATGCCACAAGGGCCACCATCCTTCTGTGGTTAAAACACCCTGCAAGATCtcactgctgccccatcccacgAGGGCCCTCTCCCCTGCCACACCACTGAAAGGAGGATGCTTTGTTCCTCCTTTAGCCTTTGCCTGCAGTGGCCCACTGCCCTGGTACCAGGGTGAGGGGTTGGGGCAGAGAACAAGATGAAGAGACCACGCACAAGGACAGCCCTGGGAGACGGTAAGCACATGGAAAGCAAAAGCACATGCTCGCAATGCCACGGTGGCCATGGAAGAGTGACACAGGGACGGCCGGCAGCATggaatggcagcagcagtgggcaTCTTGGGGCAATATAGAGCTGCCGACAGCATCTTCCTCACATGGGGCAAGTGGCCAGACTCCAGTTCTTCCAAGGGGTACAGCTATCCAGGGTCTCCTGACCATGATGGGACTCAGGACTAGCGCCACGTACCTTGGCTGGGTGCTACATCTACATCTCGGCCCTGCTGACCGCATTCCCCCCACCGGGGGCCCTCAGTCACCTCCACCCCTCCCTGCACTGTCCAGGGCCCCCAGTCTCTCCTGtccaggagcacagcagcaggcaTCCCATCTTGGGGTTCACTGGTCCCTGGTGACTCGGGGAGCCCTGTCCCACTGAGCCCTGCCATTCTCGGGACCCAGACCCCAattccagccttcctggggttCCCGGTCCCCCTGGCTCCACCCCCCGGAGATCTCaagcccagctgcccccagccctgcccgagACCCTCAGCCCCTCGATCGTCTCTGCCCGCGGCCCCAACCCACGCCTGGGGCTCTCGCCTCTCGGGGCACCGTCGTCTGCCCAcctgcctccccctgccccaccgTCCCGCGCCTTTTCGCAGCCCCCCGCTCCTCGGCCCCACTCACGGCGCACCGGGACGACTGGCTCCCGCCGGCAGCGGCGGACAAAGCGGCGGGGCGGcgcgccgccgcctcccgccgAACAAAGAGGCCCGGGGCcgcgccgccccgcgcccgcccgccAGTGCGTACCGACCGCCCCGCTCCGtacccccgccccgctccgctcccagcgccccgctccgctcccagcgccccgctccgctcccagcgccccgctccgctccgcacCGGCAGAGACGGACCTGGGAGTTCTGACTGAAAGGAGGCTAaatatgagccagcaatgtgcccagatggccaagaaggccaatggcatcctggtctgtatcaggaatagtgtgaccagcaggacgagggaagtgatccttcccctgcactcagcgctggtgaggccacGCCTTGAGTATTGTggtcagttctgggcctctcagttcaaGAAGGAcgttgaggtgctggagaaggtCCAGAGACGGGCAACGAGACTGGTGAAGAGACTGAAGAACAAGTtctatgaggagaggctgagggagctggggttgttcaggctggagaagaggagactcaggagagaccttattgctctaTACAACTATGTGAAAGGGGGTTGTAGCCAGCTGGGAGTCGGTCTCCTCttccaggcaaccagcagtaaGACAAGAGAGCAGTCTTaatctgtgccaggggaggtttaggttagatattaggaagaaatttttttacagagagagtaatcaggaaTTGGAATAGGCTATCCAGGGAGGCAATTGATTcttcatcatccctggaagttctTAAGGTGaaactggatgtggcatttagtgccatggtctagtaagCACAGTGattggatcaaaggttggacttgatgattttgtagctcttttccaacctggttAATTatatgattttgtgattcttttcCCACAGTCACCACTTGTTTTCAAGTGCTTCCTGGTCTAGCCTCCAACCTGGCTTCAATCTCAGTCATCCAAGCAGTTTGTCAGCGGTAAGGGATCTACGTGACCCTTTGACTCTGGTGCTCACTGTGTTAAGAACAAGCCCCCATTTCACTAGCTTCACGTTCAGCTGAGGAGTGTGACCCCTGAGGCACTGCAAACTGAAGCCTTTGTACCTAGAATGAAGCTGCTTGCTGGGCTGGGGTTAGG comes from the Pithys albifrons albifrons isolate INPA30051 chromosome 8, PitAlb_v1, whole genome shotgun sequence genome and includes:
- the LOC139674969 gene encoding gap junction gamma-1 protein-like, which translates into the protein MSWSFLTRLLEEINNHSTFVGKIWLTVLIVFRIVLTAVGGESIYYDEQSKFVCNTQQPGCENVCYDAFAPLSHVRFWIFQIIMVATPSVLYLGFAMHRIARMPESSRRRIPAARRARMPVVRRGAGRDYEEAEDDNEEDPMIFEEIEVEKEKSPEGGEKHDGRRRIKQDGLMRAYVLHLLCRSLLEMVFLFGQYLLYHFEVSPSYVCSRSPCPHTVDCFVSRPTEKTIFLLIMYAVSGLCLFLNLCELLHLGVGRIRDALSHSGGPPLPTGDSPAPRYPKKAPSAPPTYHSLKKELPQAPLTNGKLDYRESLAQGRFPLAGAPPVHELDRLREHLRLAQEHLEVAFHLQPPPQPPSPARSSSPEANGIAAEQNRLNLAHEKGTTTSDRTTGL